Within the Cloacibacillus sp. genome, the region CCGCGCCGCGTGCCGCGGCTATGCTGTGATCCGTGGTCATGAAGGCAACGTCGGCTCCTAATTTCGCGATTTCGCCGCAGGAAAGAGCAAGCCCGTACTCCGTCCCCAGCCATTTTATGAGGGCCGCCGCGTTGCCGCTTCCCGCGCCTATGCCGCTTCCGGCTGGAAAATGTTTTTCCAGTCGAATCTTAAGAGGCGGAATAAAGAGGCCGCGCTCTCTTGCCGTTTTCAGCACCTTTGTCAGGATATTCTCTCCTGATATGACTGCCCCTTCAACGTCAATAATGTCTGCTGTAATTTCAGCGCAATTTGTGAAAATTGTCAACCTTTCAGCCGCGATTTTCTGCCAGAAAAGTGAATAAATATCATGATAGCCGTCGGGACGTCTATCATATACTTTAAGGATGAGGTTTATTTTAATTGGCGACAAAACGGTGCAGGACATTTGCGGCCTCCCTGGAATATTAAAAATGCCCCGGCTTTACCGCCGGGGCGTTCAGTGCTGTTTACGTGATTAGAACAGGTGCTCGCCGCTCGCCTCGAGCTGCAATTCGACCTCTTTTGTGAGGAGGTCCGTGTAGCTGAAAGATACGGTGCTTTGCTGTGATTCTATGAACACCGTAAAGAGGCTTGGATAAGTATCCTGGATCACACCTGTACGTTCCTCAATTTTACGCCTTCCGTTGGCCGCTCTGTAGAAGACCCTGGCGCCTTTGTGGAGAGAAACTATCTCACGAATCGACTCTAAAGTATATGGCATCTACAACACCTCCACAACGCTGTCGAATTATTGTACATCAAAACGTTCAAAAATGCAACACGCTCTATAAATGTGAAGGGTAATGTGCAAATTGTTGTATATCTCTACCTTTTTATCAGTATTCGCTTCTCCCCGGCGCGTCGGGTGACGCCTTTGCTGTAGTTATTCATACAGCCGCGTTAATAAAGAAGTGAGAGGGGAGCTCTAATGTTATCAGTCAATACAGGCTCTGAGAGGCGAAGGCGAAGGGGCTCTCTTAGGGGCTTGGGGAGCAAACTACCAGGGCGGCATGTTGATAGGCCGCCCTGGTTTTAGGAATGTTTTATTTTTTGTGTTTTTTCAATGCCAGCGCCGGAAGCAAGGCGAGACACGCTAGCAGGCCGTATCCCGCGTTGCAGCCGCCGCTTCCGCTGCCGCTGGATGATGGTGCGTCAGGGGCGGCGCTGGCGGCTTTTGTGTTGAGAATCGCAACGGGGTCTGTCACTGCGCCGTTTTCTGTTTTGTCGAGGTCAAATTCGCCGCAGTCCTGCACGAAAACGACTAAGGTGTAGCTTTCACTGGCGATAATTTTTTCCGGCACGTTATTAGAGCCGTCAAGAACTGTGAATGTCTTGTCCTTGTAGTCGCCTGACGTTGCGGCAAAATCGAACAGCCGTCCTTCGCGGTCATCAGGGAATACTTTGAACAGATGTAGCTCCTGCGGCCTTCCAACACCCAGTACATCGCCCGATACTGCAAAGCCGGTAGCCAGGATTTCACGCAGCTCATTTCCCGTAGCGGTGAAGATAGGAAGCGTGTGCATACCCTCAATCTTTGTTCCCGCTTCAAGTTTTCCATCTTTTATTGCGGCGGCGACCGCCTGCTCGGCCGACCTGGAAACAAGGCTGTTTTTTAAGGTCAGGTTGCCCTTGCTGTCGGCGGTGATATTGGCCGAGTTCGCGCCAATCAGTGTGGCGACGAGATCGACATCTGCCGCAAATTGTGGAGCGGAAGTCACGATGCCGGGAACGGAGATGGCGGGCTTCACCGGGGAGACCGATACGCCGTCAGGCGTTTCGTCAACGATGCCGCCGCCTCCGGTCGCTTTGATGACTACAGTGTAGTTTGCTGTGTAAATATCCTTCTCCTGAAGCTCGCCGCCCTGAGTCACCTTTGCGGTAACGACGACGGAGCCGGCCTTGAGCGGAGTGAGAGTTGCCCATACTGGGTTTGACGCGCGCTGTTTGACGGCGGCTATCGTTTCATCGGAGACGGACCATTCAACTGA harbors:
- a CDS encoding 4-diphosphocytidyl-2C-methyl-D-erythritol kinase, whose protein sequence is MSCTVLSPIKINLILKVYDRRPDGYHDIYSLFWQKIAAERLTIFTNCAEITADIIDVEGAVISGENILTKVLKTARERGLFIPPLKIRLEKHFPAGSGIGAGSGNAAALIKWLGTEYGLALSCGEIAKLGADVAFMTTDHSIAAARGAGELLSQATAELKYTWLLVFPTWQSNTAEAYRKLDEARCGASASMVADDARLEEAVLRRLLAGECAGRLPNDFFDVLAAEHAEYLLAEQTVQESGASAWGLCGSGSAFFALYADRGAAEAAAQIFNKMQWVIKTYIDTE
- a CDS encoding Veg family protein, with translation MPYTLESIREIVSLHKGARVFYRAANGRRKIEERTGVIQDTYPSLFTVFIESQQSTVSFSYTDLLTKEVELQLEASGEHLF